In Clostridia bacterium, one genomic interval encodes:
- a CDS encoding phosphatase PAP2 family protein, with protein MRRALAVAVTAIMVGMVCRIPVQAVSVGFDTAALSCELVSTAMLGEASCSPSPEASAEAQDWTRIAKAVTNLGGAGTAIALSGAFLVIDPPTGEALLNATAGTAAVVGVLKVVCGRARPYLHAEQGRYTGLTLSDDYHSMPSGHTANAFSMAAVLSERFPWLAPAFYGLAAAVGWSRVQLQMHWPSDVVAGAAIGSFIGNQAAIGNLDIFGFGN; from the coding sequence GTGCGCAGGGCCTTGGCAGTAGCAGTTACGGCGATCATGGTCGGGATGGTCTGCAGAATCCCAGTACAGGCAGTCTCAGTTGGGTTCGACACGGCTGCTCTTTCTTGTGAGCTGGTTTCAACTGCCATGCTGGGAGAGGCCAGCTGCAGCCCATCGCCAGAGGCCTCAGCGGAAGCGCAGGACTGGACTAGGATTGCAAAGGCCGTGACGAATCTGGGTGGGGCAGGCACGGCGATTGCTCTCAGTGGAGCCTTTCTGGTTATCGATCCTCCCACAGGCGAGGCGCTCCTGAACGCCACTGCTGGAACAGCTGCCGTTGTTGGTGTGCTGAAGGTCGTATGCGGGCGTGCGCGGCCCTACCTCCATGCGGAACAGGGCCGGTACACAGGCCTCACATTGTCCGACGATTACCACTCAATGCCCTCCGGGCACACCGCGAACGCGTTTTCCATGGCAGCGGTGCTTTCGGAGCGTTTTCCATGGCTCGCGCCGGCCTTTTATGGACTTGCGGCTGCAGTGGGATGGAGCCGGGTTCAGCTCCAGATGCATTGGCCATCGGATGTGGTCGCAGGCGCGGCCATCGGGTCGTTCATCGGCAACCAGGCTGCCATCGGAAACCTGGACATATTCGGGTTCGGCAATTGA
- a CDS encoding biotin--[acetyl-CoA-carboxylase] ligase, with the protein MLSFDITRVDEVDSTNRLAREMASAGAPDGTVVVAARQTAGRGRLGRPWQSAGDYGLWLSVVLRPPFEAERGGMIGIGAGIAAARAIRDTTSARAILKWPNDVLIGGEKVAGVLVEGSSVDSQLLWAAVGIGINVCPPEGGFPLELRGIATSLAEHAPAGAPDRDVLLMAVLGQLAVVYDALCQGRVRRIREEASELMQATLGRHVTVTSATERYGGEALTLDDWGRLVIRRDDGNVVSVSSADVSLGSGFPR; encoded by the coding sequence ATGCTGAGCTTTGACATCACACGTGTTGACGAGGTTGATTCCACCAACCGTCTTGCGCGGGAGATGGCTTCCGCGGGAGCGCCTGACGGGACTGTGGTCGTCGCCGCGCGGCAGACTGCTGGCCGAGGCAGGTTGGGCAGGCCATGGCAATCGGCCGGGGATTATGGGCTGTGGCTGTCTGTTGTTCTTAGGCCTCCTTTTGAGGCTGAACGCGGAGGGATGATCGGGATTGGAGCAGGCATTGCCGCAGCGCGAGCGATTCGTGACACCACGTCAGCGCGGGCGATTCTGAAATGGCCCAATGATGTGCTCATCGGTGGAGAGAAGGTAGCAGGTGTCCTGGTTGAGGGCTCATCAGTTGACTCACAGCTTCTCTGGGCTGCAGTGGGGATCGGGATCAACGTGTGTCCTCCGGAAGGCGGATTCCCGCTTGAACTGCGCGGCATTGCCACATCTCTGGCAGAGCACGCTCCCGCGGGAGCGCCAGATCGCGATGTGCTTCTCATGGCAGTGCTCGGGCAGCTTGCCGTGGTCTATGACGCTCTTTGCCAGGGGCGTGTAAGGCGCATCCGTGAGGAGGCATCTGAGCTGATGCAGGCGACCCTCGGCAGGCATGTGACGGTCACGTCAGCCACGGAGAGATATGGCGGAGAGGCTCTCACTCTCGACGATTGGGGAAGGCTTGTGATTCGCCGCGATGACGGCAATGTGGTCTCAGTCTCTTCAGCAGATGTCTCTCTCGGATCGGGTTTTCCAAGATAG
- the folB gene encoding dihydroneopterin aldolase, producing the protein MGADRITLKNLVFYAYHGAFAAEKELGQRFEVDVDMYRDLGACARVDDLDMAISYVDVYTLVKEIVEEREFSLIETLARTIADEVISGYALDEVTVRVRKPHAPIGGPMDYVECEMTRKAPAGDQVEIGGVEDAEL; encoded by the coding sequence ATGGGGGCTGACAGGATCACTCTGAAGAATCTGGTCTTCTATGCGTACCATGGGGCGTTCGCTGCCGAGAAGGAACTTGGGCAGCGATTCGAGGTCGATGTCGACATGTACCGCGATTTGGGGGCCTGCGCGCGGGTTGACGATCTCGACATGGCGATCAGCTACGTAGACGTGTACACCCTGGTGAAGGAGATTGTTGAGGAGCGAGAGTTCAGCCTAATCGAGACGCTCGCACGAACCATCGCCGACGAGGTCATCAGCGGTTACGCTCTCGACGAGGTCACGGTGAGGGTCAGAAAACCCCATGCCCCAATAGGCGGACCGATGGACTATGTTGAGTGCGAGATGACTAGAAAGGCGCCGGCAGGGGATCAAGTCGAGATCGGTGGTGTTGAGGATGCTGAGCTTTGA
- the folP gene encoding dihydropteroate synthase: protein MAGTDVNSVVLGVGPRVVLLSSEAEAAAELRSMGVGRAGADIMAPKGVFRAARLYDVPLKAAIIIKQEMLSKGGEAALPYRAANLDGDSCDVLLMGTVQQFSQAISTLKAQPFGLPAIAADIEATLAAYDAPPGYTRIGERTFRWGERTYIMGILNVTPDSFSDGGAHSGVNAAVAHAVAMLESGADIIDIGGESTRPGSEPLPLEEELRRVLPVVKRVALETDAIISIDTYKAEVADRCLDLGAHIINDITALRGEGDMASIASRHGAPVVLMHMKGRPWDMQVNPTYTSVVHEVCEFLRERISFARERGIPACNTIVDPGIGFGKAPEHNLEIMKRLAEFRSLGRPILVGASRKGTIGKVLGTPVYDRVYGTAATVALAVAYGAHIVRVHDVREMAMAARMTDAVVKGWREEEDRNGG, encoded by the coding sequence ATGGCTGGCACTGATGTGAATAGCGTGGTTCTGGGCGTCGGCCCGAGGGTTGTTCTGCTTTCGTCGGAGGCGGAGGCAGCGGCCGAGCTTCGCTCGATGGGAGTCGGGCGGGCGGGAGCGGACATCATGGCCCCTAAGGGCGTGTTTCGCGCCGCAAGGCTCTATGACGTGCCGCTTAAGGCTGCGATCATCATCAAGCAGGAGATGCTTTCTAAGGGCGGCGAGGCTGCATTGCCCTACCGTGCCGCGAACCTGGATGGGGATTCCTGCGACGTCCTTCTGATGGGCACCGTGCAGCAGTTCTCCCAGGCCATCAGCACATTGAAAGCCCAGCCATTCGGCCTGCCGGCGATAGCCGCGGATATCGAGGCGACCCTTGCGGCGTACGATGCCCCTCCAGGTTACACCCGCATAGGGGAGAGGACTTTCCGATGGGGAGAGAGAACCTATATTATGGGGATCCTGAATGTGACCCCCGACTCCTTCTCAGACGGCGGCGCTCACTCCGGGGTTAACGCTGCCGTAGCGCATGCAGTGGCCATGCTGGAATCCGGCGCTGATATCATCGATATCGGGGGGGAATCCACGAGGCCGGGTTCTGAGCCTCTCCCGCTCGAGGAGGAACTCCGGCGGGTTCTGCCGGTCGTGAAAAGGGTCGCCCTGGAAACTGATGCTATCATATCAATCGACACCTACAAGGCCGAGGTCGCGGATAGGTGCCTTGATCTTGGAGCCCACATCATCAACGACATAACAGCTCTTCGTGGAGAGGGCGATATGGCGTCAATCGCCTCTCGGCACGGCGCTCCAGTCGTGCTGATGCACATGAAGGGGCGCCCATGGGATATGCAGGTCAACCCCACGTATACATCTGTTGTCCATGAAGTGTGCGAATTCCTAAGGGAGAGAATCTCATTCGCGCGCGAGCGAGGCATCCCAGCTTGTAACACAATTGTTGACCCGGGAATAGGCTTTGGTAAGGCGCCAGAGCACAACCTCGAGATCATGAAGCGTCTTGCCGAGTTTCGCAGCCTCGGCAGGCCCATTCTGGTTGGCGCCTCTCGGAAGGGAACCATCGGCAAGGTTCTGGGAACACCAGTCTACGACAGAGTCTATGGCACAGCGGCCACGGTTGCACTTGCTGTCGCTTACGGCGCTCACATCGTGAGAGTCCACGATGTGAGAGAGATGGCAATGGCGGCACGGATGACTGACGCAGTCGTCAAGGGATGGCGCGAAGAGGAGGACCGCAATGGGGGCTGA
- a CDS encoding cyclodeaminase/cyclohydrolase family protein codes for MDFKDMKVSEFLEALASSTPAPGGGSASAVAAAMGLALVSMVAGLTSTEGMEAEDAAKVASAGARSKELMQAVLKCADDDTAAFNQVMAAYRMRRSTDDEKRARRDAIQAALKGAVAAPEHTAELAVEGMRYAAFLAERGNENAVSDAGVAALLLDTAVGGAVFNMKINLAAIRDASFVADAQATAARYSTDKEESRHRAVRAVAGKIGGD; via the coding sequence GTGGATTTCAAGGATATGAAGGTCTCTGAGTTTCTGGAGGCGCTTGCATCGAGCACACCTGCGCCAGGGGGCGGCAGTGCATCCGCCGTCGCCGCGGCCATGGGCCTTGCGCTGGTGTCGATGGTCGCCGGGCTGACTTCCACTGAGGGCATGGAAGCGGAGGATGCGGCCAAGGTGGCTTCCGCCGGCGCGAGGTCGAAAGAGCTGATGCAGGCCGTGCTGAAGTGTGCGGATGACGACACGGCGGCTTTCAACCAGGTCATGGCGGCTTACCGGATGCGCCGGAGCACCGATGATGAGAAGCGTGCACGCCGGGATGCCATTCAGGCCGCCCTCAAGGGAGCCGTGGCAGCGCCCGAGCATACTGCGGAGCTTGCCGTGGAGGGCATGCGCTATGCCGCCTTCCTTGCTGAACGAGGGAACGAGAACGCAGTGAGCGATGCAGGGGTGGCCGCGCTGCTGCTCGACACCGCCGTGGGCGGCGCGGTCTTCAACATGAAGATAAACCTGGCGGCCATACGCGATGCCAGTTTCGTAGCAGATGCGCAGGCGACTGCCGCTAGGTACAGCACTGATAAGGAAGAGTCGAGGCATAGGGCCGTCAGGGCCGTAGCTGGGAAGATCGGCGGCGACTAG
- the hutI gene encoding imidazolonepropionase — MRAEPSDLLLIHAAELAACASPSTAGRPRAGASQADVGIIFDGAIAVRGSKIIDVGTTDEVLRNEPGWLSELRPRDDAGSTRQTVIDATGKTVLPGFVDAHTHLVHAGARYNEHVMRLGGAKYLDILAAGGGILSTVRATRAASPDELLAAALKRLDTMLMHGTTTVEAKSGYGLDATTELKQIEAARALDAGHPVDIVSTFMGAHAVPPEYSGNADGYLRFVEREMIPKIAGRGLAEFCDVFCEEGVFSVGQSRTLLRVGLEHGLKPKLHADEIHPIGGAELAAELGAVSADHLAAASRGGMESLAEAGVVAVLLPATMFTLMSDRYADARAMIELGAPVALATDFNPGTSPAMSMQFVITLACLQMKMSPAEAVVAATANAAFAVGRGDVAGSIWPGKNGDFVVCDVPSVDALPFAVGVNTVTDVVKGGVHVVRNGIRVS, encoded by the coding sequence TTGAGAGCTGAGCCGTCCGATCTATTGCTGATACATGCCGCGGAACTCGCTGCCTGCGCCTCGCCTTCAACGGCTGGCAGGCCGCGCGCAGGCGCTTCCCAGGCGGATGTGGGAATCATATTCGATGGCGCCATAGCCGTGAGGGGCAGCAAGATCATCGACGTTGGAACCACCGATGAGGTGCTAAGGAACGAGCCGGGGTGGCTTTCCGAGCTTCGCCCGCGAGACGACGCGGGTTCGACGCGTCAAACTGTGATCGACGCCACGGGAAAGACCGTTCTCCCAGGGTTCGTGGATGCCCACACTCACCTGGTGCACGCTGGCGCTCGATACAATGAGCATGTGATGCGGCTGGGAGGGGCCAAGTACCTGGATATCCTGGCGGCGGGCGGAGGGATACTCTCCACAGTCCGTGCAACCAGAGCTGCATCCCCTGATGAGCTTCTTGCCGCCGCTCTAAAGCGTCTCGACACCATGCTTATGCACGGAACTACCACCGTGGAAGCCAAGAGCGGATACGGGCTTGACGCCACAACAGAGCTTAAGCAGATTGAGGCAGCGCGCGCTCTCGACGCCGGTCACCCTGTGGACATAGTGAGCACGTTCATGGGAGCTCACGCGGTTCCGCCGGAATACTCGGGAAATGCCGATGGCTATCTGAGATTCGTGGAGCGTGAGATGATCCCGAAGATCGCTGGCCGTGGGCTAGCGGAGTTCTGCGATGTGTTCTGCGAGGAGGGTGTGTTCTCCGTGGGGCAGTCCCGCACACTGCTCCGAGTCGGGCTTGAGCATGGCCTGAAGCCAAAGCTCCATGCGGATGAGATCCATCCAATAGGAGGCGCTGAACTCGCGGCTGAGTTGGGGGCGGTCTCCGCCGATCACCTGGCGGCTGCGTCCCGGGGCGGCATGGAAAGCCTTGCTGAGGCGGGAGTTGTGGCGGTTCTTCTTCCGGCAACGATGTTCACGCTGATGTCCGACAGGTATGCGGATGCCCGCGCCATGATAGAGCTCGGGGCGCCCGTGGCCCTTGCGACTGACTTCAACCCTGGCACGTCTCCTGCGATGTCGATGCAATTCGTCATCACCCTGGCATGCCTGCAGATGAAGATGAGCCCGGCCGAGGCGGTTGTGGCGGCTACGGCAAACGCTGCCTTCGCGGTGGGCAGGGGCGACGTGGCCGGGTCGATCTGGCCGGGGAAGAACGGGGATTTCGTGGTGTGCGATGTTCCGTCAGTCGATGCCCTGCCGTTTGCCGTGGGCGTCAACACCGTCACTGATGTGGTCAAGGGCGGGGTCCATGTGGTGCGCAATGGAATTCGCGTCTCATGA
- the ftcD gene encoding glutamate formimidoyltransferase, giving the protein MQRVVECVPNFSEGRRPDVVMEIVNAMAAVAGVKVVDCTSDASHNRSVVTLVGTGEGCEEAAFAGISRARDLIDMEQHRGEHPRLGATDVVPFVPIRGVAMAECVEIARRLGKRVGEELGIPVYLYEEAATRPERRNLADVRRGQYEGLKQAIKTPERTPDFGPSAMHPTAGAVVIGARMPLIAFNVNLGTSDLGIAKKIAKAVRASSGGLANVKALGVMLEDRRVAQVTMNLVDYVHTPVARAFEMVKREAERFGVPVVESELIGLIPMDAVLDAAAYYLQLPVLRRDQVIESRVWE; this is encoded by the coding sequence TTGCAGCGGGTTGTCGAGTGTGTCCCGAATTTCTCAGAGGGCCGACGACCCGATGTTGTAATGGAGATCGTCAATGCAATGGCGGCAGTTGCCGGGGTCAAGGTGGTGGACTGTACGTCGGACGCCAGTCACAACCGAAGCGTTGTGACCCTGGTGGGAACGGGCGAAGGCTGCGAGGAAGCAGCGTTTGCCGGAATTTCCCGTGCGCGCGACCTCATCGATATGGAGCAGCATCGTGGAGAACATCCTCGTTTGGGCGCTACTGATGTGGTGCCGTTCGTGCCCATCCGAGGAGTTGCCATGGCGGAATGCGTCGAGATCGCCCGGCGGTTGGGGAAACGAGTGGGCGAGGAATTGGGCATACCCGTCTACCTCTACGAAGAAGCTGCGACAAGGCCTGAGCGGCGCAACCTTGCGGATGTGCGCCGTGGTCAGTATGAGGGGCTCAAGCAGGCAATCAAGACACCTGAGCGCACCCCGGACTTTGGGCCTTCCGCCATGCATCCCACCGCCGGCGCAGTGGTCATAGGCGCCAGGATGCCTCTGATCGCGTTCAACGTGAACCTGGGCACTAGTGATCTGGGAATTGCGAAGAAGATCGCTAAGGCGGTGCGGGCATCCAGCGGTGGGCTTGCGAATGTGAAGGCGCTCGGGGTGATGCTTGAGGACCGGCGCGTTGCGCAGGTGACGATGAACCTTGTGGACTACGTGCACACACCGGTGGCCAGGGCGTTCGAGATGGTGAAGCGCGAGGCGGAGCGGTTCGGAGTGCCAGTTGTCGAGAGCGAGCTCATCGGGCTCATCCCTATGGATGCCGTTCTTGATGCAGCCGCGTACTACCTGCAGCTTCCCGTTCTCCGGCGGGATCAAGTCATCGAATCCCGGGTGTGGGAGTAG
- a CDS encoding 5'-nucleotidase C-terminal domain-containing protein: MLKKSKLNLAVMVIVLVLATAMALVAPAAASADKVSITILHVNDVHGRVDAFKPSGATEDLGAFSKIAAYVISLRARENSNILLLSAGDMVHGTNVVNLFGGQPIIEIMNEMGFDAMALGNHEFNYGQEQLLFLDSIAKFPFLGANVVYKADGKPFVKDYTIREIAGVKIAIFGLSPIETPIVTHPKNVIGLDFLDPAETARRIVPELRKQADIVLCLSHLGYAADKALAAAVPDIDIIVGGHSHTMLAAPELVGNTIVVQAGEYALNLGILNIVVENGKIAEFSGKLMPIVASMPASASESPVGAAMASYNKSLADKLAVKVGETPVILQGERADVRTRGTNLANLVTDAMRESTGADVAIANGGGIRASIQAGPITVGNVYTVLPFDNTLTVIEVTGDVLLKALEHGVEAYPKQAGSFAQVSGLTFSFDPAKASGSRILEVKVGGVPLEPTKLYTVATNDFMAAGGDGYTWFQQARVLFASGDMLRDMFTRYLQNIGALAPSDELRITVVK; the protein is encoded by the coding sequence ATGCTAAAGAAGAGCAAGCTTAACCTCGCCGTGATGGTCATCGTACTCGTGCTGGCTACAGCAATGGCCCTTGTGGCCCCGGCTGCGGCCTCTGCGGACAAGGTTTCGATTACTATCCTGCACGTGAACGATGTTCACGGTCGAGTGGATGCCTTCAAGCCCTCCGGGGCAACTGAGGATCTAGGCGCCTTCTCGAAGATCGCCGCCTATGTCATCTCACTCCGGGCTAGGGAAAATTCAAACATACTTCTCCTTTCCGCGGGCGACATGGTTCACGGAACGAATGTGGTGAACCTCTTCGGCGGACAGCCCATAATCGAGATCATGAATGAGATGGGCTTCGACGCCATGGCCCTGGGGAACCACGAGTTCAACTACGGGCAGGAACAGCTTCTCTTCCTCGATTCCATCGCCAAGTTCCCCTTCTTAGGCGCGAACGTCGTGTACAAGGCAGACGGGAAACCATTCGTTAAGGACTACACTATCAGGGAGATCGCAGGCGTCAAAATCGCCATATTCGGCCTCTCTCCCATAGAGACTCCGATAGTAACCCACCCCAAGAACGTAATCGGACTCGATTTCCTCGATCCTGCGGAAACCGCTCGACGAATCGTGCCCGAACTCCGGAAGCAGGCTGACATAGTTCTCTGCCTATCACACCTGGGTTATGCCGCAGACAAGGCCCTCGCCGCCGCGGTTCCCGACATCGACATCATCGTCGGCGGCCACTCGCACACGATGCTGGCAGCGCCTGAACTCGTGGGCAACACCATAGTCGTCCAGGCCGGCGAGTACGCACTCAACCTGGGCATTCTCAACATAGTGGTTGAGAATGGCAAGATCGCCGAGTTCAGCGGCAAGCTAATGCCGATCGTTGCAAGCATGCCCGCGTCGGCCTCGGAAAGTCCCGTTGGCGCAGCTATGGCCTCATACAACAAGTCACTCGCCGATAAGCTGGCGGTCAAGGTGGGAGAGACCCCCGTTATCCTCCAGGGCGAGCGGGCGGATGTCCGCACTCGCGGCACGAATCTGGCCAACCTCGTCACCGACGCCATGCGGGAGAGCACCGGCGCGGATGTCGCTATCGCCAATGGCGGCGGAATTCGCGCCAGCATCCAGGCTGGGCCGATCACCGTCGGCAATGTATACACCGTCCTCCCATTCGACAACACCCTCACAGTGATCGAAGTGACGGGCGATGTGCTTCTCAAGGCTCTTGAGCACGGAGTCGAGGCCTACCCGAAGCAGGCTGGATCATTCGCGCAGGTATCCGGCCTCACATTCTCATTCGATCCTGCCAAGGCCTCCGGATCCCGCATTCTTGAGGTCAAGGTCGGCGGCGTCCCGCTTGAGCCGACGAAGCTCTACACGGTGGCGACCAATGATTTCATGGCAGCGGGCGGAGACGGCTATACCTGGTTCCAGCAGGCGCGGGTGCTCTTCGCTTCAGGCGATATGCTCAGAGATATGTTCACCAGATACCTGCAGAACATCGGGGCCCTGGCGCCATCTGATGAGCTCAGGATCACCGTTGTGAAGTAA
- the folK gene encoding 2-amino-4-hydroxy-6-hydroxymethyldihydropteridine diphosphokinase, protein MNAEPGCCRDAVHDAGVGAVRLLPVYFGLGSNIGDRLGNLRQSAAIISSASGMSSPAVSRVYETEPWGPVQQPSFLNCVVMAHTSLAPAELLALAASVETALGRVRLERWGPRSIDVDILLLGDERVNTADLVIPHPRMWERAFVLIPLADLSPNMIVPLNVLASMGLADSVRLREFVRRLPDASGVRPVDERLQGVFRGTENTAY, encoded by the coding sequence ATGAATGCTGAGCCGGGATGTTGCCGTGATGCTGTGCACGATGCGGGAGTTGGCGCTGTCCGCCTCCTTCCTGTCTATTTTGGCCTAGGATCGAACATCGGGGACCGCCTCGGAAACCTACGGCAGTCGGCAGCGATTATCTCGTCTGCGAGTGGGATGTCGTCTCCGGCGGTGTCTCGTGTCTATGAGACCGAGCCCTGGGGTCCTGTTCAGCAGCCGTCCTTCCTCAACTGCGTCGTGATGGCCCACACGAGCCTCGCCCCTGCGGAACTCCTAGCGCTCGCGGCGTCCGTGGAGACCGCCTTGGGCCGAGTGCGATTAGAACGCTGGGGGCCGAGGAGCATCGATGTAGATATCCTGCTTCTCGGGGATGAGCGCGTGAATACGGCGGATCTTGTTATCCCGCATCCTCGAATGTGGGAGCGGGCGTTTGTGCTCATTCCCCTGGCCGATCTCTCCCCGAACATGATCGTTCCCCTGAATGTCCTGGCCAGCATGGGGCTTGCCGACAGCGTCCGCCTGCGTGAGTTCGTGCGGCGCCTGCCGGACGCTTCGGGAGTGCGTCCGGTGGATGAGCGCCTTCAAGGAGTTTTCCGAGGAACGGAGAATACCGCATATTGA
- the thrB gene encoding homoserine kinase, with amino-acid sequence MGFEKVIVRAPATSANMGSGFDSLGMALEMRDETIFQLMPCGESRALVMTADGRPADDRIPLGSDNLAIRAFDAVFREVGRAAPPVEVRIVNRIPVARGLGSSAAAIVAGLIAADTFLGGVLDLQARLNLAARIEGHPDNTAACILGGVTASSLVGSRVLWAKAPVPVELWAVLAIPDFHVSTEAARNVLPRSVQYSDAVFNVSRVALLVASLASGAYANLRYAMEDRLHQPYRASLVPGLVNAVHAACDAGALGAYMSGAGPSIMAIIGADTNPEPVSIAMLSALSAAKVKASSIVLPMTPTGAVVETA; translated from the coding sequence ATGGGATTTGAGAAGGTAATTGTGCGAGCTCCTGCCACCTCGGCCAACATGGGATCCGGCTTCGATTCCCTTGGCATGGCGCTGGAGATGCGGGATGAGACGATATTCCAGCTCATGCCCTGTGGGGAATCCAGGGCATTGGTGATGACCGCGGATGGCCGGCCGGCGGACGACCGGATACCGCTGGGCAGCGACAACCTGGCTATCCGCGCCTTCGATGCGGTGTTCCGCGAGGTGGGCCGGGCAGCGCCTCCTGTAGAGGTCAGGATAGTGAACCGAATTCCAGTTGCGCGCGGGCTTGGCAGCAGTGCTGCGGCGATTGTGGCGGGTCTGATTGCAGCCGACACATTTCTGGGTGGAGTGCTCGATCTGCAGGCCAGGCTGAACTTGGCGGCCAGGATCGAGGGGCATCCCGACAACACCGCCGCCTGCATACTAGGGGGAGTCACGGCATCTTCGCTGGTGGGGTCGAGGGTCCTGTGGGCGAAGGCGCCTGTTCCGGTGGAGTTGTGGGCAGTTCTGGCCATCCCTGATTTCCACGTGTCCACTGAGGCTGCCCGGAATGTGTTGCCGCGCTCGGTTCAGTACTCTGATGCCGTGTTCAACGTTAGCCGTGTAGCGCTTCTCGTGGCATCGCTTGCTTCCGGCGCCTATGCGAACCTGAGATACGCCATGGAAGATAGGCTTCACCAACCGTATCGAGCTTCACTGGTGCCTGGGCTTGTGAACGCCGTGCATGCTGCCTGCGATGCAGGGGCGCTCGGGGCGTACATGAGCGGCGCCGGCCCTTCGATAATGGCCATCATTGGCGCTGATACGAACCCGGAACCGGTCTCCATTGCCATGTTGAGCGCCTTGTCCGCCGCGAAGGTGAAGGCTTCCTCGATTGTTCTTCCGATGACGCCGACTGGGGCTGTGGTGGAGACAGCTTAG
- the thrC gene encoding threonine synthase encodes MGDAMERPGDLYCTRGSVVHYAHEGGAWGDPFNGGVIAVARAWRGVIEEYREFLPVDADTPVATLREGNTPLIPAERIAGQIADEAVKGGSRAPRIELYVKYEGVNPTGSFKDRGMTMAISKAIESGAPAVMCASTGNTSASAAAYSARAGLRCIVLIPDGAIAMGKLAQAMMHGATVVAVKGNFDDALAIVRKLTSEHNIALVNSVNPYRIEGQKSAAFEVVDQLGAAPDYLAIPVGNAGNITAYWKGFKEYKAAGRAGSLPRMIGFQAAGAAPIVRGEPVPNPETVATAIRIGNPASWTSAVAAARESRGFIEAVTDEEILEAYGMLASTEGIFAEPASCAPLAGVIRMIRTGRMRDGERVVVVLTGHGLKDPQIAIGQASGMRQVSSVEASADAVARLIGI; translated from the coding sequence ATGGGTGATGCTATGGAGCGCCCTGGGGATCTTTACTGTACTCGCGGGAGTGTCGTTCACTATGCTCATGAGGGCGGCGCCTGGGGCGATCCGTTCAACGGAGGTGTGATAGCTGTGGCGAGAGCGTGGCGCGGGGTCATCGAGGAATATCGGGAGTTCCTGCCTGTTGATGCAGATACTCCGGTGGCGACTCTCAGAGAAGGGAATACGCCGCTGATTCCGGCGGAGCGCATTGCAGGGCAGATCGCGGATGAGGCCGTGAAAGGCGGCTCGCGCGCGCCCAGGATCGAGCTGTACGTGAAATACGAAGGTGTGAATCCGACAGGCTCGTTCAAGGATCGCGGGATGACAATGGCCATCTCGAAGGCTATAGAGAGCGGGGCTCCGGCCGTGATGTGCGCCTCCACGGGCAACACATCCGCGTCTGCTGCGGCGTACTCCGCTCGCGCTGGGCTCAGATGCATCGTCTTGATACCAGATGGCGCCATAGCCATGGGTAAGCTCGCCCAGGCCATGATGCACGGGGCCACAGTGGTCGCCGTTAAGGGCAATTTCGACGATGCTCTGGCGATCGTGAGGAAGCTCACCAGCGAACACAACATCGCCCTTGTGAACTCGGTCAACCCATATCGCATCGAGGGGCAGAAATCGGCCGCGTTCGAGGTTGTGGATCAGCTGGGGGCTGCTCCGGATTACCTGGCCATCCCAGTGGGCAACGCGGGGAACATCACTGCCTATTGGAAGGGGTTCAAGGAATACAAGGCTGCCGGGCGGGCCGGCTCTCTCCCGAGGATGATCGGGTTCCAGGCAGCGGGCGCAGCGCCGATAGTCCGCGGAGAGCCCGTGCCGAATCCGGAGACCGTGGCCACAGCCATAAGAATAGGCAACCCGGCGAGCTGGACAAGCGCGGTGGCTGCGGCTAGGGAGTCCCGCGGGTTCATAGAGGCGGTCACCGATGAGGAGATCCTGGAGGCCTACGGGATGCTCGCGTCGACAGAAGGCATCTTTGCGGAGCCCGCCTCCTGCGCGCCGCTGGCAGGGGTGATCAGGATGATCAGGACAGGCAGGATGCGCGATGGGGAGCGGGTGGTAGTGGTGCTCACAGGGCATGGCCTCAAGGATCCGCAGATCGCGATCGGACAGGCATCCGGAATGCGGCAGGTTTCATCGGTGGAGGCAAGCGCGGATGCTGTGGCCAGGCTAATCGGAATCTAG